A single window of Eucalyptus grandis isolate ANBG69807.140 chromosome 1, ASM1654582v1, whole genome shotgun sequence DNA harbors:
- the LOC108957730 gene encoding two-component response regulator ARR9, giving the protein MDVGSAGSSSHDDPVLPLLPCRSSRGRRRRTLVRKFLLSDLSHFSPFPQMSSAAESQFHVLAVDDSLIDRKLIERLLKISSYQVTTVDSGSKALEFLGSRVNDDRSSSDSLPSVSPSDHQGVEVNLIITDYCMPGMTGYDLLKKIKESSSLRDIPVVIMSSENVPSRITRCLEEGAEEFILKPVRLADVNKLRPHMMRTKKLKGQEQEQELQEESVTHCEVRSQPPRQHELEIEQSQQDQSQQIQQHQQQKSGNNNKRKALDVEEGLSPDRTRSRYNGVATF; this is encoded by the exons ATGGATGTGGGTTCTGCTGGGTCTTCTTCGCATGACGACCCCGTGCTCCCCCTCCTCCCCTGTCGTAGCAGCAGAGGAAGAAGGCGCCGTACCCTCGTGAGAAAGTTTCTGCTCTCGGATCTCTCGCATTTCTCTCCATTCCCGCAAATGAGCAGTGCCGCAGAGTCTCAGTTCCACGTCTTGGCCGTCGACGACAGCCTCATCGATAGGAAGCTCATCGAGCGGCTCCTCAAGATTTCCTCTTACCAAG TGACTACCGTTGATTCTGGTAGTAAAGCTCTGGAGTTCCTGGGTTCCCGTGTTAACGATGACCGAAGCAGCTCCGATTCTCTCCCGTCCGTTTCGCCGAGCGATCATCAA GGAGTGGAGGTGAATCTCATCATCACAGACTACTGTATGCCCGGAATGACTGGCTACGACTTGCTCAAGAAAATCAAG GAATCTTCGTCTCTGAGAGACATCCCGGTGGTCATTATGTCATCCGAGAATGTCCCTTCAAGGATCACCAG ATGCTTGGAAGAAGGTGCGGAGGAATTCATCCTGAAGCCGGTGCGATTAGCGGACGTGAACAAGCTCAGACCCCACATGATGAGAACCAAGAAGCTCAAGGGTCAGGAACAGGAACAGGAATTGCAAGAAGAGTCGGTGACACATTGTGAGGTTCGATCACAACCACCGCGCCAACATGAACTCGAGATCGAACAGAGTCAACAAGATCAATCCCAGCAGATTCAACAACACCAGCAACAGAAATCCGGCAATAATAACAAGAGAAAGGCCCTCGACGTCGAAGAAGGCCTTTCGCCCGACAGAACGAGAAGCAGATACAATGGAGTCGCCACTTTCTGA
- the LOC104444225 gene encoding uncharacterized protein LOC104444225 isoform X1 produces MQWDGRGFSPLRRISRQFLQSTLYFPPVTIEPSSMSSGAVRRVSRQDIQLVQNLIERCLQLYMNQKEVVDTLLAQAKIDPGFTELVWQKLEEENRDFFNAYYLRLMVKQQILEFNKLLEQQVQLMRQMQSSGASALPTSNGTHMPTLPQNPACYATGPALGAENIQRPLASGLTNAFTNGGPPLPTSLHAAMQMSAHASRIDAPPNMLSSQTSNMGGLVQGINGGMIKTEAGYSGASPYMFGSDHSVLETRPPIGDTSVASFSSVDSTSQPINEALLDADSSSFGFLGQIPRNFSLSDLTADFSQSSGLSDILESYPRSPFLATDNENFLDSRERGEQGDNRRLDPISESLNYGDFGSE; encoded by the exons ATGCAATGGGACGGCAGAGGGTTCAGTCCACTTAGAAGGATaag CAGACAATTTCTGCAATCTACACTTTACTTTCCACCAGTAACCATAGAACCTTCAAGCATGTCAAGTGGAGCGGTTAGAAGAGTCTCACGTCAAGATATACAACTG GTTCAAAACCTGATTGAACGATGTCTACAGCTTTACATGAACCAGAAGGAAGTTGTGGATACACTGTTGGCGCAGGCAAAAATTGATCCTGGTTTTACTGAACTTG TCTGGCAAAAGCTGGAGGAGGAGAACCGAGATTTTTTCAACGCCTATTACTTGAGATTGATGGTAAAACAGCAGATATTGGAATTCAACAAGTTGCTTGAGCAACAGGTTCAATTGATGCGGCAGATGCAATCTAGTGGAGCGTCTGCTCTTCCAACTTCTAATGGAACTCATATGCCAACAT TGCCTCAGAATCCAGCATGCTATGCGACAGGACCAGCATTGGGTGCGGAAAACATTCAGCGACCCCTTGCTTCTGGTTTAACTAATGCATTCACCAATGGTGGCCCACCACTACCTACAAGTTTGCACGCTGCAATGCAAATGTCTGCTCATGCCAGTAGGATTGATGCTCCACCTAATATGCTTTCTAGTCAGACCTCAAACATGGGGGGTCTGGTGCAAGGGATTAATGGGGGAATGATTAAAACTGAAGCTGGCTATTCTGGTGCTTCACCGTACATGTTTGGCTCTGATCACAGTGTCCTGGAAACACGCCCACCTATTGGCGACACATCTGTTGCATCTTTCAGTAGTGTAGACTCTACATCGCAACCCATCAATGAAGCCCTTTTGGATGCAGACAgttcttcatttggttttttGGGTCAAATCCCCAGAAATTTCAGTCTATCAGACCTGACAGCGGACTTCTCTCAAAGTTCTGGTTTGTCCG ATATACTGGAGAGCTATCCTCGTTCACCTTTCTTAGCAACAGATAATGAGAACTTTCTGGATTCTCGTGAAAGGGGAGAACAAG GAGACAACAGGCGGTTGGACCCTATATCAGAAAGCTTgaattatggagattttggCAGTGAATAG
- the LOC104444225 gene encoding uncharacterized protein LOC104444225 isoform X3 has product MQWDGRGFSPLRRISRQFLQSTLYFPPVTIEPSSMSSGAVRRVSRQDIQLVQNLIERCLQLYMNQKEVVDTLLAQAKIDPGFTELVWQKLEEENRDFFNAYYLRLMVKQQILEFNKLLEQQVQLMRQMQSSGASALPTSNGTHMPTLPQNPACYATGPALGAENIQRPLASGLTNAFTNGGPPLPTSLHAAMQMSAHASRIDAPPNMLSSQTSNMGGLVQGINGGMIKTEAGYSGASPYMFGSDHSVLETRPPIGDTSVASFSSVDSTSQPINEALLDADSSSFGFLGQIPRNFSLSDLTADFSQSSDILESYPRSPFLATDNENFLDSRERGEQGDNRRLDPISESLNYGDFGSE; this is encoded by the exons ATGCAATGGGACGGCAGAGGGTTCAGTCCACTTAGAAGGATaag CAGACAATTTCTGCAATCTACACTTTACTTTCCACCAGTAACCATAGAACCTTCAAGCATGTCAAGTGGAGCGGTTAGAAGAGTCTCACGTCAAGATATACAACTG GTTCAAAACCTGATTGAACGATGTCTACAGCTTTACATGAACCAGAAGGAAGTTGTGGATACACTGTTGGCGCAGGCAAAAATTGATCCTGGTTTTACTGAACTTG TCTGGCAAAAGCTGGAGGAGGAGAACCGAGATTTTTTCAACGCCTATTACTTGAGATTGATGGTAAAACAGCAGATATTGGAATTCAACAAGTTGCTTGAGCAACAGGTTCAATTGATGCGGCAGATGCAATCTAGTGGAGCGTCTGCTCTTCCAACTTCTAATGGAACTCATATGCCAACAT TGCCTCAGAATCCAGCATGCTATGCGACAGGACCAGCATTGGGTGCGGAAAACATTCAGCGACCCCTTGCTTCTGGTTTAACTAATGCATTCACCAATGGTGGCCCACCACTACCTACAAGTTTGCACGCTGCAATGCAAATGTCTGCTCATGCCAGTAGGATTGATGCTCCACCTAATATGCTTTCTAGTCAGACCTCAAACATGGGGGGTCTGGTGCAAGGGATTAATGGGGGAATGATTAAAACTGAAGCTGGCTATTCTGGTGCTTCACCGTACATGTTTGGCTCTGATCACAGTGTCCTGGAAACACGCCCACCTATTGGCGACACATCTGTTGCATCTTTCAGTAGTGTAGACTCTACATCGCAACCCATCAATGAAGCCCTTTTGGATGCAGACAgttcttcatttggttttttGGGTCAAATCCCCAGAAATTTCAGTCTATCAGACCTGACAGCGGACTTCTCTCAAAGTTCTG ATATACTGGAGAGCTATCCTCGTTCACCTTTCTTAGCAACAGATAATGAGAACTTTCTGGATTCTCGTGAAAGGGGAGAACAAG GAGACAACAGGCGGTTGGACCCTATATCAGAAAGCTTgaattatggagattttggCAGTGAATAG
- the LOC104444225 gene encoding uncharacterized protein LOC104444225 isoform X2 has product MQWDGRGFSPLRRIRQFLQSTLYFPPVTIEPSSMSSGAVRRVSRQDIQLVQNLIERCLQLYMNQKEVVDTLLAQAKIDPGFTELVWQKLEEENRDFFNAYYLRLMVKQQILEFNKLLEQQVQLMRQMQSSGASALPTSNGTHMPTLPQNPACYATGPALGAENIQRPLASGLTNAFTNGGPPLPTSLHAAMQMSAHASRIDAPPNMLSSQTSNMGGLVQGINGGMIKTEAGYSGASPYMFGSDHSVLETRPPIGDTSVASFSSVDSTSQPINEALLDADSSSFGFLGQIPRNFSLSDLTADFSQSSGLSDILESYPRSPFLATDNENFLDSRERGEQGDNRRLDPISESLNYGDFGSE; this is encoded by the exons ATGCAATGGGACGGCAGAGGGTTCAGTCCACTTAGAAGGATaag ACAATTTCTGCAATCTACACTTTACTTTCCACCAGTAACCATAGAACCTTCAAGCATGTCAAGTGGAGCGGTTAGAAGAGTCTCACGTCAAGATATACAACTG GTTCAAAACCTGATTGAACGATGTCTACAGCTTTACATGAACCAGAAGGAAGTTGTGGATACACTGTTGGCGCAGGCAAAAATTGATCCTGGTTTTACTGAACTTG TCTGGCAAAAGCTGGAGGAGGAGAACCGAGATTTTTTCAACGCCTATTACTTGAGATTGATGGTAAAACAGCAGATATTGGAATTCAACAAGTTGCTTGAGCAACAGGTTCAATTGATGCGGCAGATGCAATCTAGTGGAGCGTCTGCTCTTCCAACTTCTAATGGAACTCATATGCCAACAT TGCCTCAGAATCCAGCATGCTATGCGACAGGACCAGCATTGGGTGCGGAAAACATTCAGCGACCCCTTGCTTCTGGTTTAACTAATGCATTCACCAATGGTGGCCCACCACTACCTACAAGTTTGCACGCTGCAATGCAAATGTCTGCTCATGCCAGTAGGATTGATGCTCCACCTAATATGCTTTCTAGTCAGACCTCAAACATGGGGGGTCTGGTGCAAGGGATTAATGGGGGAATGATTAAAACTGAAGCTGGCTATTCTGGTGCTTCACCGTACATGTTTGGCTCTGATCACAGTGTCCTGGAAACACGCCCACCTATTGGCGACACATCTGTTGCATCTTTCAGTAGTGTAGACTCTACATCGCAACCCATCAATGAAGCCCTTTTGGATGCAGACAgttcttcatttggttttttGGGTCAAATCCCCAGAAATTTCAGTCTATCAGACCTGACAGCGGACTTCTCTCAAAGTTCTGGTTTGTCCG ATATACTGGAGAGCTATCCTCGTTCACCTTTCTTAGCAACAGATAATGAGAACTTTCTGGATTCTCGTGAAAGGGGAGAACAAG GAGACAACAGGCGGTTGGACCCTATATCAGAAAGCTTgaattatggagattttggCAGTGAATAG
- the LOC104444225 gene encoding uncharacterized protein LOC104444225 isoform X4, protein MSSGAVRRVSRQDIQLVQNLIERCLQLYMNQKEVVDTLLAQAKIDPGFTELVWQKLEEENRDFFNAYYLRLMVKQQILEFNKLLEQQVQLMRQMQSSGASALPTSNGTHMPTLPQNPACYATGPALGAENIQRPLASGLTNAFTNGGPPLPTSLHAAMQMSAHASRIDAPPNMLSSQTSNMGGLVQGINGGMIKTEAGYSGASPYMFGSDHSVLETRPPIGDTSVASFSSVDSTSQPINEALLDADSSSFGFLGQIPRNFSLSDLTADFSQSSGLSDILESYPRSPFLATDNENFLDSRERGEQGDNRRLDPISESLNYGDFGSE, encoded by the exons ATGTCAAGTGGAGCGGTTAGAAGAGTCTCACGTCAAGATATACAACTG GTTCAAAACCTGATTGAACGATGTCTACAGCTTTACATGAACCAGAAGGAAGTTGTGGATACACTGTTGGCGCAGGCAAAAATTGATCCTGGTTTTACTGAACTTG TCTGGCAAAAGCTGGAGGAGGAGAACCGAGATTTTTTCAACGCCTATTACTTGAGATTGATGGTAAAACAGCAGATATTGGAATTCAACAAGTTGCTTGAGCAACAGGTTCAATTGATGCGGCAGATGCAATCTAGTGGAGCGTCTGCTCTTCCAACTTCTAATGGAACTCATATGCCAACAT TGCCTCAGAATCCAGCATGCTATGCGACAGGACCAGCATTGGGTGCGGAAAACATTCAGCGACCCCTTGCTTCTGGTTTAACTAATGCATTCACCAATGGTGGCCCACCACTACCTACAAGTTTGCACGCTGCAATGCAAATGTCTGCTCATGCCAGTAGGATTGATGCTCCACCTAATATGCTTTCTAGTCAGACCTCAAACATGGGGGGTCTGGTGCAAGGGATTAATGGGGGAATGATTAAAACTGAAGCTGGCTATTCTGGTGCTTCACCGTACATGTTTGGCTCTGATCACAGTGTCCTGGAAACACGCCCACCTATTGGCGACACATCTGTTGCATCTTTCAGTAGTGTAGACTCTACATCGCAACCCATCAATGAAGCCCTTTTGGATGCAGACAgttcttcatttggttttttGGGTCAAATCCCCAGAAATTTCAGTCTATCAGACCTGACAGCGGACTTCTCTCAAAGTTCTGGTTTGTCCG ATATACTGGAGAGCTATCCTCGTTCACCTTTCTTAGCAACAGATAATGAGAACTTTCTGGATTCTCGTGAAAGGGGAGAACAAG GAGACAACAGGCGGTTGGACCCTATATCAGAAAGCTTgaattatggagattttggCAGTGAATAG
- the LOC104444253 gene encoding cystathionine beta-lyase, chloroplastic isoform X1: MSLSSISLRSAAFSPLSSELDDRGFATAARLPLSFRFEERASSAGKGKRLVSRARKPGLRCCIDRDMDVSASAVADGVAECSPEIEVKEPGVSTLLMNFENKFDPYGAISTPIYQTATFKQPSATENGPYDYTRSGNPTRDALESLLAKLDKADRAFCFTSGMAALAAVTHLLSNGEEIVAGDDLYGGSDRLLSQVTPKSGVVVKRVNTSDLHEVASAVGPSTKLVWLESPTNPRQQISDIRKIAEIAHAHGALVLVDNSIMSPVLSQPLELGADIVMHSATKFISGHSDVMAGVLAVKGESLAKQLYFLQNAEGSGLAPFDCWICLRGIKTMALRIEKQQENAQKIAEFLSSHPRVKKVNYAGLPDHPGRALHYTQAKGAGSVFSFLTGSVALSKHIVETTKYFSITVSFGSVKSLISMPCFMSHASIPAMVREARGLTEDLIRISVGIEDVSDLISDLDTALRTGPA, encoded by the exons ATGTCTCTGTCCTCCATTTCGCTGAGGTCCGCCGCATTTAGCCCGCTCTCGTCCGAGCTCGACGATCGC GGTTTTGCGACGGCGGCGAGGCTCCCTTTGAGCTTCCGATTCGAGGAGAGAGCGAGTTCGGCGGGGAAGGGGAAGCGATTGGTGTCGCGGGCGAGGAAGCCGGGATTGAGGTGTTGTATTGATAGGGACATGGACGTGAGCGCTTCCGCCGTCGCCGATGGCGTCGCCGAGTGCTCTCCCG AAATCGAAGTGAAGGAGCCCGGCGTGTCGACGCTGTTGATGAATTTCGAGAACAAATTCGATCCTTACGGGGCGATCAGCACGCCGATTTACCAAACGGCTACGTTTAAGCAA CCTTCAGCCACAGAAAATGGTCCCTATGATTACACCAGGAGTGGAAATCCCACTCGGGATGCGCTAGAGAG CCTCCTCGCAAAGCTGGACAAAGCCGATAGAGCATTTTGCTTCACTAGTGGAATGGCTGCTTTGGCCGCCGTCACTCATCTCCTTTCAAATG GTGAGGAAATTGTTGCTGGAGATGACCTTTATGGTGGTTCCGATCGTCTGTTGTCCCAAGTAACTCCAAAATCTGGAGTTGTGGTGAA GCGGGTAAATACAAGTGATCTACATGAGGTGGCATCTGCTGTTGGTCCCTCCACCAAGCTTGTCTGGTTAGAAAGTCCCACCAATCCACGGCAACAAATTTCGGATATACGA AAAATAGCGGAGATAGCTCATGCTCATGGTGCCCTTGTATTGGTGGATAATAGTATCATGTCACCTGTATTATCACAACCACTGGAACTGGGAGCAG ATATTGTAATGCATTCTGCCACTAAATTCATATCTGGGCATAGTGATGTCATGGCGGGTGTGCTTGCGGTGAAAGGGGAAAG CTTGGCAAAACAGCTATATTTCCTCCAAAATGCCGAAGGTTCTGGTCTAGCTCCATTTGACTGTTGGATCTGCTTGCGAGGTATTAAGACCATGGCTCTACGGATTGAGAAGCAACAG GAGAATGCACAGAAAATAGCCGAGTTTCTATCTTCCCATCCCCGAGTAAAGAAAGTCAATTATGCTGGTCTCCCTGATCATCCTGGGCGTGCCTTGCACTACACTCAG GCTAAGGGTGCTGGATCTGTGTTTAGCTTTTTAACAGGATCAGTGGCACTGTCAAAGCATATTGTTGAGACCACCAAGTACTTCAGTATAACTGTTAGTTTTG GGAGCGTGAAGTCCCTCATCAGCATGCCATGCTTTATGTCCCATGCCAGCATACCGGCCATGGTCCGTGAAGCTCGGGGCCTGACAGAGGATCTCATTCGAATATCTGTGGGAATCGAGGACGTGAGTGATCTGATATCTGATTTGGACACTGCTCTTAGGACTGGACCAGCTTAG
- the LOC104444253 gene encoding cystathionine beta-lyase, chloroplastic isoform X2, translating to MDVSASAVADGVAECSPEIEVKEPGVSTLLMNFENKFDPYGAISTPIYQTATFKQPSATENGPYDYTRSGNPTRDALESLLAKLDKADRAFCFTSGMAALAAVTHLLSNGEEIVAGDDLYGGSDRLLSQVTPKSGVVVKRVNTSDLHEVASAVGPSTKLVWLESPTNPRQQISDIRKIAEIAHAHGALVLVDNSIMSPVLSQPLELGADIVMHSATKFISGHSDVMAGVLAVKGESLAKQLYFLQNAEGSGLAPFDCWICLRGIKTMALRIEKQQENAQKIAEFLSSHPRVKKVNYAGLPDHPGRALHYTQAKGAGSVFSFLTGSVALSKHIVETTKYFSITVSFGSVKSLISMPCFMSHASIPAMVREARGLTEDLIRISVGIEDVSDLISDLDTALRTGPA from the exons ATGGACGTGAGCGCTTCCGCCGTCGCCGATGGCGTCGCCGAGTGCTCTCCCG AAATCGAAGTGAAGGAGCCCGGCGTGTCGACGCTGTTGATGAATTTCGAGAACAAATTCGATCCTTACGGGGCGATCAGCACGCCGATTTACCAAACGGCTACGTTTAAGCAA CCTTCAGCCACAGAAAATGGTCCCTATGATTACACCAGGAGTGGAAATCCCACTCGGGATGCGCTAGAGAG CCTCCTCGCAAAGCTGGACAAAGCCGATAGAGCATTTTGCTTCACTAGTGGAATGGCTGCTTTGGCCGCCGTCACTCATCTCCTTTCAAATG GTGAGGAAATTGTTGCTGGAGATGACCTTTATGGTGGTTCCGATCGTCTGTTGTCCCAAGTAACTCCAAAATCTGGAGTTGTGGTGAA GCGGGTAAATACAAGTGATCTACATGAGGTGGCATCTGCTGTTGGTCCCTCCACCAAGCTTGTCTGGTTAGAAAGTCCCACCAATCCACGGCAACAAATTTCGGATATACGA AAAATAGCGGAGATAGCTCATGCTCATGGTGCCCTTGTATTGGTGGATAATAGTATCATGTCACCTGTATTATCACAACCACTGGAACTGGGAGCAG ATATTGTAATGCATTCTGCCACTAAATTCATATCTGGGCATAGTGATGTCATGGCGGGTGTGCTTGCGGTGAAAGGGGAAAG CTTGGCAAAACAGCTATATTTCCTCCAAAATGCCGAAGGTTCTGGTCTAGCTCCATTTGACTGTTGGATCTGCTTGCGAGGTATTAAGACCATGGCTCTACGGATTGAGAAGCAACAG GAGAATGCACAGAAAATAGCCGAGTTTCTATCTTCCCATCCCCGAGTAAAGAAAGTCAATTATGCTGGTCTCCCTGATCATCCTGGGCGTGCCTTGCACTACACTCAG GCTAAGGGTGCTGGATCTGTGTTTAGCTTTTTAACAGGATCAGTGGCACTGTCAAAGCATATTGTTGAGACCACCAAGTACTTCAGTATAACTGTTAGTTTTG GGAGCGTGAAGTCCCTCATCAGCATGCCATGCTTTATGTCCCATGCCAGCATACCGGCCATGGTCCGTGAAGCTCGGGGCCTGACAGAGGATCTCATTCGAATATCTGTGGGAATCGAGGACGTGAGTGATCTGATATCTGATTTGGACACTGCTCTTAGGACTGGACCAGCTTAG